The genomic DNA GAGGTTGCATTGTTACAAATGCAAGAGCCGCGATCATACAAATGAGAAATGCAAGGCGGACTTGAATTGCATCATTTGTAACAAGAAAAATTCTCATTTGGCTACTAAATATCTAATTCTCAAAATGCCAAAAACCAACAGCCACTTTCTTTGGTTCAAGCAAACAAGATTTTAGATTTCCCGTCAGAGGATAAGCTTCGGAGGATGTCATCATAAGGGAGTGTTCTTGGTGAAATCACACTATCTAGCTCAAATATATTTAATGTGGTTCCAAACATTAAAAAATAACTTTGGAAAATAAAGACTTAGCTGAAAATAAAGACTTCGGAGAAGTGATTCCCTTACGTACAGAACAGTAAGAGTACAAACATTCCTATGTATATACAACAATTACTGTATGAGACCATGATCAAGTGACCATACGAACACACTGCTGCGTCCGCTGCTAGGGACCGGTAAATAATAAAGTTTGATCAAGTGACCACAAAGGCATAAATAAGTACCACAAGCGTGGTATTAATTGAACTTGCTGACGTAAAAATGCGTGGTCCCATGAGCACCGAAAGCGTAGCCTGTAATTGTAAAACATAAACTATGCTTGTATTAAGAGATGGAGGGAGCAAAACTCTTTCAAAGCAATGTAATCGAGGTGCCTGAACTCTTAAAATTAAATATGTCTCACTACAGTAGTCTCAGCTGAAGTTAAAAGTAAACATCAGGTTTGTAGTGGTATGTAGTACAAATAGGCACGGGATACATTTAGAAATCCAAATAAATCAGATTTGCTTACACATCGGGTACGTCCAGTAGAGATCGATCATGAGACATGTTGGTTGGTGTGTGAATGGGATCAATCCTCCAGATGGCATGAGGGGAATGTGGCTCCGAACTATATATCCCTATGACCGTTCCTTGCTTGACATATCCATTTAAGCCGTTGAGGGTCAGGGAGATGTCCTTGAGCGTTCTTACTTCAGTAAAGCCGCCGTCGAGCTGCACACCCTGCGACCACAGCATCGAGATCGGCACGGCTACATGCCCGCTGTAGGGAAGCAGcctcacgggcacgtcttcgtcGCGGACGTTCACCATGGCTTGTCCCGTTGTCCTATTCACCAGCGCGAATGCCCTGCGCCCTGTATCATCGGTGACCTTGCCGACGGCGTCGCAGTCCTGAAACCAGTGCTGCATATGCATGTTCGTTTCGTTCAAACATTGGAAGGAAAGCACACAACACCGCCAGCAGAGAATGAGAAGAAAGAACGAGTTAGTTGGCTATCACCCGGATGTACGCTAGTTATTACAGGTACGATAATATTGAAGACTAAATATAGTAATAATGTCTCAGAAAATGAGATCAGATGAGCAAAGACATGCTGTTTTGTTTTACTGCAATCCGGTGCAGTGGTGGAGAGGTTACCGACGATCTACAAACAGCCGGCAGAGTATGGCTGGCCAAATGGGCCGGGCCC from Panicum virgatum strain AP13 chromosome 7N, P.virgatum_v5, whole genome shotgun sequence includes the following:
- the LOC120682079 gene encoding ricin B-like lectin R40C1; the encoded protein is MQREEPASPIPMRIFCKANTGLNMAVRGDEVLLVNADSNDKSQHWFQDCDAVGKVTDDTGRRAFALVNRTTGQAMVNVRDEDVPVRLLPYSGHVAVPISMLWSQGVQLDGGFTEVRTLKDISLTLNGLNGYVKQGTVIGIYSSEPHSPHAIWRIDPIHTPTNMSHDRSLLDVPDV